The Proteiniphilum propionicum genome contains the following window.
CAATATGCTCATTGGTGCGGTAAATGCTTTCAACGACAGAACAAATGCCGTACTCAATCCTGAGACACTTGAATATACTCCAGTACCTAAGCTGGCACGCATGTTTAAGTCGAAGAGCCTGGGCTCTATAGTAGTTGCAGAGGAGAATTACGGCGAAGGGTCGAGCAGGGAGCATGCCGCCATGGAACCGCGTCATCTGAATGTGAAAGTGATTTTGGTTAAATCTTTCGCCCGGATTCATGAAACTAACCTGAAAAAACAGGGAATGCTGGCACTTACATTTGTAAATAAGGATGATTATATAAAGGTGCAGGAGAGAGACAAAATAAGTGTTAAGGGATTGAAAGAGTTTGCTCCTGGCAAAAATATGATGATAGAGTTGCTGCATGCAGATGGGACAAAAGACAACTTTGAAGCATCACATACATATAATAAGCAGCAGATTGAGTGGTTTAAAGCCGGAAGCGCATTAAATGCAATGAGAAGGAATAACAACCTTGAGATATGATGGAAGAGATAAAGTTAGATTTTAATAGTAAAGAGAATGGATTAAATAAAAAACTGACAAATTAACAAATAGAATTTTCAAAAATGACAAACGAGCTATTAACCAAAACTTTATCAGATTCCATTGCTTTTACAAGCAATATTGATAAAGAACTTTTCACCAAGATGGGTGTGAAAAGAGGGCTTCGTAATGAGGACCATTCCGGTGTACTTGCAGGGCTTACCCGTATTGGTGACGTGGTGGGCTATGAGCGTCTGGAAGATGGTACCCTGAAGCCAGTTCCCGGAAAACTGTTTTACCGGGGCATGGATGTGGAAGAGCTGGTAAAGGGTATTCAGTTAGAAAACAGGTTGGGTTTTGAAGAAACAGCTTTTCTTCTGCTTTCGGGCAGGTTGCCAAACAGAGAGGAGCTGGAAGCAGCAAACAGTTTAATTGCTCAAACGATGCCTCTTAATCACACGGCTACCATGAATATCCTTTCATTAAAAGGGAAGAATATTATGAATATTCTGGCACGAAGTGTTCTTGAGCTGTACGCATATGATGAAAATCCTGATGATATCTCTCCCGATAACCTTATCAGGCAGTCTGTAAATCTTATTGCTAAGTTTCCAACAATAATTGCTTATGCCTATCAGGTTCTCCGGCATGACCGTATGGGGCGCTCGTTGCATATTCGTCACCCTTACGAGGATCGCTCGGTTGCAGAGAACTTCCTATTTATGATGAAAGGGCGCAATAATTATACCGAACTTGATATAAAGATCCTTGATCTGGCGCTGATACTTCATGCAGAACATGGCGGAGGTAATAACTCCACCTTTTCCGTCCGGGTAACCAGTTCAACCGAAACCGATACCTATTCAGCTATTGCGGCAGGTATAGGTTCATTGAAAGGTCCGCTACATGGAGGTGCAAACATTATGGTTCAGGGGATGCTTGAAGATATGAAGAGAAGTGTAAAAGACTGGAAAAATGTGAATCAGGTGGACGATTACCTTAACAAAATTCTCAGAAAAGAGGCATATGACCGTTCGGGGCTGATTTATGGAATTGGCCATGCAGTATATACTATCAGTGATCCACGTGCAGTAATTCTTAAAAAAATGGCTCGTGAACTGGCTAAAGAGAAGGGGAGGGAAGAGGAATTCGAATTTATGGAACTTATTGAAGAACGTGCCATTAAGGTGTTTTTAGATGCCAAAAAGCTCACAGCCAAAGCGAATACCTGCATCAACGTAGATTTCTATTCAGGCTTTGTGTATGATGCTATAGGATTGCCGTTTGAAGTGTTTACGCCTCTATTTGCCATGGCCCGCATAGTTGGGTGGTCTGCCCATCGTATCGAGGAGTTGAATTTCGCCAGTAAACGCCTGATACGCCCTGCATATAAAAATGTGCGGGAGAAACAGTCCTTTGTACCGATGAATGAAAGATAATAAAATGCAAAAGATTAAAGTAAAGAATCCAATTGTAGAGCTTGATGGTGATGAGATGACTCGCATCATCTGGTCGTTTATAAAAGAACAGTTGATTTTGCCATATATCGACCTGGATATAAGGTATTACGACCTGAGCATACAGAATCGTGATGCAACCGGTGACCTGGTAACGATAGAGGCAGCGGAAGCTATCAAAAAGTATAATGTGGGAATTAAATGTGCTACCATCACACCCGATGAAGCACGAGTAAAGGAGTTTGGCCTGAAGAAGATGTGGAAATCGCCCAACGGGACAATCCGGAATATTGTAGGTGGAACGGTTTTTCGAGAGCCAATTATCTGTAAAAATATTCCGCGATATGTGCCCGGGTGGACAGAACCGATTATCATAGGGCGTCACGCCTTTGGAGATCAGTACCGTGCTACGGATACCGTCATT
Protein-coding sequences here:
- a CDS encoding citrate synthase, which gives rise to MTNELLTKTLSDSIAFTSNIDKELFTKMGVKRGLRNEDHSGVLAGLTRIGDVVGYERLEDGTLKPVPGKLFYRGMDVEELVKGIQLENRLGFEETAFLLLSGRLPNREELEAANSLIAQTMPLNHTATMNILSLKGKNIMNILARSVLELYAYDENPDDISPDNLIRQSVNLIAKFPTIIAYAYQVLRHDRMGRSLHIRHPYEDRSVAENFLFMMKGRNNYTELDIKILDLALILHAEHGGGNNSTFSVRVTSSTETDTYSAIAAGIGSLKGPLHGGANIMVQGMLEDMKRSVKDWKNVNQVDDYLNKILRKEAYDRSGLIYGIGHAVYTISDPRAVILKKMARELAKEKGREEEFEFMELIEERAIKVFLDAKKLTAKANTCINVDFYSGFVYDAIGLPFEVFTPLFAMARIVGWSAHRIEELNFASKRLIRPAYKNVREKQSFVPMNER